One Methylosinus sp. LW4 genomic region harbors:
- a CDS encoding anti-sigma factor family protein — protein MTSPREHVDESDLHAFVDGELDAENRRRIENHLHDHAEDAALVEGWRRQNAALRAAFAQTVKEPLPAGLRTATVTSLTRSFGSGVNWARFSPSKGASLRAMRRSDTSRRPPRRPAIVMSLLTLLAGAVVAGAALLAFTGPASPPSAPQRAMIEPPGLVAHAQLAYLTFAQDSRPVEIGADRKAELSSWLGERAGFGRLPDLANAGLELVGGRLVPGVISPAGLLIYQSAAGVRAALYFERAGGERPSAPPKTAPGLAAVEWRAAGFAFVLIGPLAAETARAAAESAAGQASR, from the coding sequence ATGACGAGCCCTCGGGAGCATGTCGACGAATCCGACCTGCATGCTTTCGTCGACGGCGAGCTCGACGCCGAGAATCGCCGGCGCATAGAGAATCATCTGCACGATCACGCCGAGGACGCGGCGCTGGTCGAGGGCTGGCGCCGGCAGAATGCGGCGCTGCGCGCGGCCTTCGCCCAGACGGTGAAGGAGCCCCTGCCCGCCGGCTTGCGGACGGCCACGGTGACGAGCCTCACGCGCAGCTTCGGCTCCGGCGTCAATTGGGCGCGCTTCAGCCCCAGCAAGGGCGCCTCGCTGCGCGCCATGCGCCGCTCGGACACCAGCCGTCGGCCGCCGCGCCGACCAGCGATCGTCATGTCGCTGCTGACGCTGCTCGCCGGCGCCGTGGTGGCGGGAGCGGCGCTGCTGGCCTTCACCGGACCGGCCTCGCCGCCCTCCGCCCCGCAACGGGCCATGATCGAGCCGCCGGGCCTCGTCGCCCATGCGCAGCTCGCCTATCTGACTTTCGCGCAGGATTCGCGGCCGGTGGAGATCGGCGCCGACCGCAAGGCCGAGCTTTCGAGCTGGCTCGGCGAGCGCGCCGGCTTCGGCCGCCTGCCGGACCTCGCCAATGCGGGCCTCGAGCTCGTCGGCGGCAGGCTCGTTCCGGGCGTGATCTCGCCGGCGGGCCTGCTGATCTATCAATCCGCCGCCGGCGTCCGCGCGGCGCTCTATTTCGAGCGCGCCGGCGGCGAGCGCCCATCGGCGCCGCCCAAGACCGCGCCCGGCCTCGCCGCGGTGGAATGGCGCGCGGCTGGCTTCGCCTTCGTCCTCATCGGCCCGCTCGCCGCAGAGACCGCGCGCGCCGCAGCCGAGAGCGCGGCCGGACAGGCGAGCCGCTGA
- a CDS encoding DUF2147 domain-containing protein has translation MTRSFARELLAPSALLAAAALACGSAAGASSNDPRGVWLRPEGGVRFSFYDCENGKLCAKVVAAQNAEDRSSIGAVILRGATQTGPNHWAGQIFNVEDGKTYDGFVTVDSPTRLTLKGCLWGMLCSGETWTRVSAPPAAHAMVGDDLR, from the coding sequence ATGACGCGCTCTTTCGCTCGCGAGCTTCTCGCGCCTTCCGCGCTGCTGGCCGCCGCCGCTCTGGCTTGCGGTTCTGCGGCCGGCGCCTCGTCCAATGATCCGCGCGGCGTCTGGCTGCGGCCGGAAGGCGGCGTGCGCTTCAGCTTCTATGATTGCGAGAACGGCAAGCTCTGCGCCAAGGTCGTCGCCGCGCAGAACGCGGAGGATCGCTCCTCCATCGGCGCGGTGATTCTTCGCGGCGCGACGCAGACCGGCCCCAATCATTGGGCGGGCCAGATCTTCAATGTCGAGGACGGCAAGACCTATGACGGCTTCGTCACCGTCGACAGCCCGACGCGATTGACGCTGAAAGGTTGCCTCTGGGGCATGTTGTGCAGCGGCGAGACATGGACGCGCGTCTCGGCGCCGCCTGCCGCCCATGCGATGGTCGGCGATGATCTGAGATAG
- a CDS encoding DUF1772 domain-containing protein — protein MVTGSLALAVAGAFTGASLYVNFVEQPARLKLDDKSLMKEWETSDHRGFALLAGLSLLSAVLGFIDYKTSDDARWLAGAAVIVAAWPFMFYAVSPLDNRILALISAEDGADARKSIELWGKVQLALTALGALAVALFVFANG, from the coding sequence ATGGTCACGGGCTCGCTCGCGCTCGCTGTCGCCGGCGCTTTCACAGGGGCGTCTCTCTATGTCAATTTCGTCGAGCAGCCCGCGCGGCTGAAGCTCGACGACAAATCGCTGATGAAGGAATGGGAGACCTCCGATCATCGCGGCTTCGCTCTGCTCGCCGGCCTCTCGCTGCTCTCGGCCGTTCTCGGCTTCATCGACTACAAGACCTCCGACGATGCGCGCTGGCTGGCCGGCGCCGCGGTGATCGTCGCCGCATGGCCTTTCATGTTCTACGCGGTCTCGCCGCTCGACAACCGCATTCTCGCCTTGATCTCGGCCGAGGACGGCGCCGACGCGCGCAAGTCGATCGAGCTGTGGGGCAAGGTTCAGCTCGCGCTCACAGCGCTCGGCGCGCTCGCGGTCGCGCTCTTCGTCTTCGCCAACGGCTGA
- a CDS encoding GSCFA domain-containing protein, which yields MAEHPYSSLPDHRFWRKAVTQTPPFAIDPILSTPFKISLKDKVATGGSCFAQEIAQRLKASGYHYYLAEQPPEGMSAAEAERRNYSMYSCRYGNLYTTTALLQLFDRAYGALKPELVHWVRQEDGRIVDPFRPSIEPDGYETIDDMLAERERHFAAVRKMFETLDVFVFTFGHTESWRCRSDGAVLQQAPGVAGGVWDPSLYAFHNMTVSEVVRDFLASVDRIRSVNPASRIILSVSPVGIIATYEDRHVLEANSAIKAILRAAADEVVRARPNIAYFPSYDVATAPPNVARFYREDVRRINPFGISQTMRMFFDHFTERETQTAKIEPLKFDVAAEAESTSRIVCDEEAIETA from the coding sequence TTGGCGGAACATCCCTATAGCTCCCTACCCGACCATCGCTTCTGGCGCAAGGCGGTGACGCAGACGCCGCCCTTCGCGATCGACCCCATTCTCTCCACGCCTTTCAAAATCTCGCTGAAAGACAAAGTGGCGACAGGCGGCAGCTGCTTCGCGCAAGAGATCGCCCAGAGGCTGAAGGCCAGCGGCTACCATTATTATCTCGCCGAGCAGCCGCCGGAGGGCATGTCCGCCGCCGAGGCGGAGCGGCGCAATTATTCGATGTATTCCTGCCGCTACGGCAATCTCTACACGACGACGGCGCTGCTCCAGCTGTTCGACCGCGCTTATGGCGCGTTGAAGCCGGAGCTCGTGCATTGGGTGCGGCAGGAGGACGGCCGCATCGTCGATCCTTTCCGCCCCAGCATAGAGCCGGACGGCTATGAGACGATCGACGACATGCTGGCCGAGCGCGAGCGGCATTTCGCCGCCGTGCGCAAAATGTTCGAGACGCTGGACGTCTTCGTCTTCACCTTCGGCCATACCGAATCCTGGCGTTGCCGTAGCGACGGCGCTGTGCTGCAGCAGGCGCCCGGCGTCGCCGGCGGCGTTTGGGATCCTTCGCTCTACGCCTTCCACAATATGACCGTCTCGGAAGTGGTGCGCGACTTTCTCGCTTCCGTCGATCGCATCCGCTCGGTCAATCCGGCGTCGCGAATCATCCTCAGCGTCTCGCCGGTCGGCATCATCGCCACTTACGAGGATCGCCATGTGCTCGAGGCCAATTCGGCGATCAAGGCGATTCTGCGCGCCGCGGCGGACGAGGTGGTGCGGGCGCGGCCCAATATCGCTTATTTCCCGTCTTACGACGTCGCGACGGCGCCGCCCAATGTCGCGCGCTTCTATCGGGAGGATGTGCGGCGCATAAATCCCTTCGGCATCAGCCAGACGATGCGCATGTTCTTCGATCATTTCACCGAGCGCGAGACGCAGACGGCCAAGATCGAGCCGCTGAAATTCGACGTGGCGGCGGAGGCGGAGAGCACGTCTCGCATCGTCTGCGACGAAGAGGCCATCGAGACCGCGTGA
- a CDS encoding acyltransferase family protein produces MSGSSVSGSDEIRAVQYLRAAAAILVVFIHTGVYTEQFYWPTPRAFGAAGVDLFFVISGFIMMVVTAQRPTGPRAFLARRLIRVAPLYWLFTLAILAVCLIWPAAMLHNLVTFDHVALSLLFIPHFNPLEDNYTPFFKLGWTLNYEIYFYFVFAALLPLPSIRLRLAILAGLFSLATGFYLVFLPTNPFLHIYCNPIVLEFVIGAAVGYLFTRGTIAKISRPVACALIGGGAFSLVALFDSDDFARVQTAGLASAALMLGLLATEARGALARSSLLMLLGDASYSIYLAHPIVLTLARVGTRALHLPVERPLIGMAAVVTTLALSIAAGVVVHLLVEKPMLALLRRRLLQRAKAAEPAAAEPSLDFIATRLARRAGAAALLICALGVAAIAFAERGLAAEPKRAARLVHEEDFARAGALDQNFWSYEIGFIRNHEAQYYRPENVFVADGALALEGRAEGVLNAQYDGASKDWTRSTLTSDYTSGSIVSRFSMRYGAVEVIARTPKGAGTWPAIWMLGGDDGPPYREIDIVEAVGKHPNIVFTSAHAGPTLDELTNWSAETNVPTLSSQWHVYRLDWSAETIAVSIDGRQVLAVTPRGPDDPLRMPMRIRINLALGGSWGGPIDRNALPARFEIRSIRVYSNEI; encoded by the coding sequence ATGTCCGGCAGCAGCGTGAGCGGAAGCGATGAAATCCGCGCCGTCCAATATTTGCGGGCGGCCGCGGCGATTCTCGTCGTCTTCATTCATACCGGCGTCTATACGGAGCAATTCTATTGGCCGACTCCGCGCGCCTTCGGCGCCGCCGGCGTCGATCTCTTCTTCGTGATCAGCGGCTTCATCATGATGGTCGTCACCGCGCAGCGGCCGACCGGGCCGCGCGCGTTTCTGGCGCGGCGGCTCATTCGCGTCGCGCCGCTCTACTGGCTCTTCACCCTGGCGATTCTCGCTGTGTGCCTCATTTGGCCCGCGGCGATGCTGCATAATCTCGTGACCTTCGACCATGTCGCGCTGTCGCTGCTGTTCATCCCGCATTTCAATCCGCTGGAAGACAATTACACCCCCTTCTTCAAGCTGGGCTGGACGCTGAACTACGAGATTTATTTCTATTTCGTGTTCGCCGCCTTGCTGCCGCTTCCCTCGATCCGCCTGCGGCTGGCGATTCTCGCCGGCCTCTTCTCATTGGCGACGGGCTTCTACCTCGTCTTTCTGCCGACCAACCCTTTCCTGCACATCTATTGCAATCCGATCGTGCTCGAATTCGTCATCGGCGCGGCGGTCGGCTATCTCTTCACGCGCGGGACGATAGCGAAAATCTCGCGGCCCGTGGCCTGCGCGCTCATCGGCGGCGGCGCCTTCTCTCTCGTCGCACTGTTCGATTCGGACGATTTCGCGCGCGTGCAAACGGCCGGCCTCGCCTCCGCCGCGCTCATGCTCGGTCTGCTGGCGACGGAAGCGCGCGGCGCACTCGCGCGCTCTTCTCTGCTCATGCTGCTCGGCGACGCCTCCTATTCCATCTATCTCGCGCATCCGATCGTGCTGACGCTGGCGCGCGTCGGAACGCGCGCGCTGCATCTGCCGGTCGAGCGGCCGCTCATCGGCATGGCCGCCGTCGTCACGACGCTGGCGCTCTCGATCGCTGCGGGCGTCGTCGTGCATCTCCTCGTCGAAAAGCCCATGCTCGCTCTGCTGCGCCGCCGCCTGCTGCAGCGCGCGAAGGCGGCCGAGCCCGCGGCCGCCGAGCCCTCGCTCGATTTCATCGCGACGCGTCTCGCCCGCCGCGCCGGCGCCGCCGCGCTGCTGATCTGCGCGCTCGGCGTCGCCGCCATCGCCTTCGCCGAGCGTGGCCTCGCCGCAGAGCCGAAGCGCGCCGCCCGTCTCGTCCATGAGGAGGATTTCGCGCGCGCCGGCGCGCTCGATCAAAATTTCTGGTCTTATGAGATCGGCTTCATCCGCAATCACGAGGCGCAATATTATCGCCCCGAGAATGTCTTCGTCGCGGATGGCGCGCTGGCGCTGGAAGGCCGCGCGGAAGGCGTGCTGAACGCCCAATACGACGGCGCTTCCAAAGATTGGACCCGCTCGACGCTCACCTCGGACTACACATCCGGCAGCATCGTCTCACGCTTCTCGATGCGCTATGGCGCCGTGGAGGTGATCGCGCGCACGCCGAAAGGCGCCGGGACATGGCCGGCGATCTGGATGCTCGGCGGCGACGACGGCCCGCCCTATCGCGAGATCGATATAGTGGAGGCGGTCGGCAAGCATCCGAACATCGTCTTCACCAGCGCCCATGCCGGCCCGACGCTGGACGAGCTGACCAATTGGTCGGCCGAGACCAATGTGCCGACTCTGTCCTCGCAATGGCACGTCTATCGGCTGGATTGGAGCGCGGAGACCATCGCCGTCTCCATCGACGGCCGGCAAGTGCTCGCCGTTACGCCGCGCGGCCCGGACGATCCGCTGCGCATGCCGATGCGCATTCGCATCAATCTCGCGCTCGGCGGCTCCTGGGGCGGACCGATCGACAGAAACGCGCTGCCGGCGCGTTTCGAGATTCGATCGATCCGCGTCTATTCCAACGAGATTTGA